The proteins below come from a single Bactrocera tryoni isolate S06 unplaced genomic scaffold, CSIRO_BtryS06_freeze2 scaffold_25, whole genome shotgun sequence genomic window:
- the LOC120780460 gene encoding putative nuclease HARBI1 isoform X2 has product MNEIQLREYLNGFESLGFPQVLGAIEVRPAAEDAVDYYNYKGWYSTVLLALVDARCRFIYINVGSPGRCNDSSIFERSSLKCELAQSTIFKDMSKQISSVNVPVVLLGDSTFKFDEHLMKPYPFCVNQPLDKKKFNYVLSKCRRVVENAFGHLKGRFRRVGKGLDNHMANTKIVIKACCVLHNFLNEKPKTNLGSCQKTSLTFVEMSTQEQRK; this is encoded by the exons ATGAACGAAATTCAATTGCGCGAATATTTAAATGGTTTTGAGTCATTGGGTTTCCCTCAAGTGTTAGGAGCTATAG AAGTTCGCCCAGCtgcagaagatgctgttgactACTACAATTACAAAGGCTGGTATTCCACAGTTCTTTTGGCTTTAGTAGATGCAAG ATGTCGCTTTATATACATCAACGTTGGTAGTCCAGGCCGTTGTAATGACTCTTCAATATTTGAGAGATCATCTTTAAAATGCGAGTTGGCACAATCTACTATATTTAAAGACATGAGTAAACAAATATCGTCAGTTAATGTTCCAGTCGTTTTGTTGGGCGACTCTACGTTCAAATTTGATGAACATTTGATGAAACCGTACCCATTTTGTGTAAACCAACctttggataaaaaaaaattcaactatgtTCTCTCGAAATGCCGAAGAGTGGTGGAGAATGCTTTCGGTCATTTAAAGGGAAGGTTTAGACGGGTTGGAAAAGGCTTGGATAACCACATGGCCAACACGAAAATCGTCATAAAAGCGTGCTGCGTTTTGCACaactttttaaatgaaaaaccgaAAACGAATCTCGGCAGTTGCCAGAAGACGTCTCTAACATTTGTGGAAATGTCAACCCAAGAGCAGAGGAAATAA
- the LOC120780460 gene encoding putative nuclease HARBI1 isoform X1: MNEIQLREYLNGFESLGFPQVLGAIDGCHIEVRPAAEDAVDYYNYKGWYSTVLLALVDARCRFIYINVGSPGRCNDSSIFERSSLKCELAQSTIFKDMSKQISSVNVPVVLLGDSTFKFDEHLMKPYPFCVNQPLDKKKFNYVLSKCRRVVENAFGHLKGRFRRVGKGLDNHMANTKIVIKACCVLHNFLNEKPKTNLGSCQKTSLTFVEMSTQEQRK; encoded by the exons ATGAACGAAATTCAATTGCGCGAATATTTAAATGGTTTTGAGTCATTGGGTTTCCCTCAAGTGTTAGGAGCTATAG atgGTTGTCATATAGAAGTTCGCCCAGCtgcagaagatgctgttgactACTACAATTACAAAGGCTGGTATTCCACAGTTCTTTTGGCTTTAGTAGATGCAAG ATGTCGCTTTATATACATCAACGTTGGTAGTCCAGGCCGTTGTAATGACTCTTCAATATTTGAGAGATCATCTTTAAAATGCGAGTTGGCACAATCTACTATATTTAAAGACATGAGTAAACAAATATCGTCAGTTAATGTTCCAGTCGTTTTGTTGGGCGACTCTACGTTCAAATTTGATGAACATTTGATGAAACCGTACCCATTTTGTGTAAACCAACctttggataaaaaaaaattcaactatgtTCTCTCGAAATGCCGAAGAGTGGTGGAGAATGCTTTCGGTCATTTAAAGGGAAGGTTTAGACGGGTTGGAAAAGGCTTGGATAACCACATGGCCAACACGAAAATCGTCATAAAAGCGTGCTGCGTTTTGCACaactttttaaatgaaaaaccgaAAACGAATCTCGGCAGTTGCCAGAAGACGTCTCTAACATTTGTGGAAATGTCAACCCAAGAGCAGAGGAAATAA
- the LOC120780816 gene encoding uncharacterized protein LOC120780816 produces MQGENVPSKKGPSVQTGIDRYINVKRKLSPIKTAVNTKKFQANTPNTKKPEILNGNRFALLSKELNDEAKGTTTVVNAKPPPIYLREHSSNALVSKMSNIIGTNNFHIVPLKKGNIDETKIQTYTEKSFMEIVKFLSNNNKNYYSYQLKSSKGLVVVIKGIESSVNSNDVREALEEGGFSIKSLILKTMLHKEAMQTW; encoded by the exons atgcaaggtgagaatgtaccaagcaaaaaagggccatcagttcagactggtattgatcgctacattaatgtaaaaaggaaattgaGTCCTATTAAAAcagcggtcaataccaaaaaatttcaagcaaacacgCCAAACACCAAAAAGCCAGAAATTcttaatggcaacagatttgccttactaagcaaAGAGCTTAACGACGAAGCAAAGGGTACCACCACGGTCGTGAATGCCAAACCCCCTCCAATCTATTTGCGTGAGCATAGCTCAAATGCGCTTGTTTCAAAAATGAGCAATATAATaggcacaaacaattttcacattgtgcccttgaaaaaaggtaacatagatgaaacaaaaattcaaacatacactgaaaaaagtttcatggaaattgtaaaattcctatcaaataataacaagaattactactcttaccaactgaagagctcaaaaggcctagttgttgtcataaaaggtATAGAGTCTTCGGTAAACTCTAACGACGTTAGAGAAGCTCTAGAAGAAGGTGGTTTTAGCATTAAATca TTAATCCTAAAGACAATGCTAcacaaggaagctatgcaaacgtggtga